In Carassius auratus strain Wakin chromosome 37, ASM336829v1, whole genome shotgun sequence, the DNA window GACGTTCCCTCTTATTCTCAAACTTGCAACAAAACACACCTTGCACAACTGTCTGAGCCTGTGCTCAGTCTTTCAGGTTCTAGTGTGATCTCTATGTGCTGTTTATTCTCTTATCCTGTCAGCTACATCCATCATAACACACACATGTTATAACTTCAACAGAAACCCAGACTACAGCAGCAAACCGTGGTGTTACGTACGGACCGGGTCTAGGATCGTGAAAGAGGACTGCGATATTCCACGATGTGCAAAAGATCACGGTTTGACTCCGTCCTTTTTATTGTTAATGTAATATTACGAAATATCTGACATATATGAAATGGTTAGATGCAGGTTGATGTGCATCATTGTGGAGCGTCtgctgtttgattgacaggctgaACTGTGCTTCATCCAATAGGCTGGCAGTGTGGCCAGAGGGAGGAGCGGAACATGAAGGTTGTGGGCGGGGCTCTGAGCGCCGTGGAGCGTCACCCGTGGATGGCGGCGGTGTTCAGCAGGAGCGCGCGCGGGAGAGCGTTCACCTGCGGCGGGAGTCTCATCTCGCCCTGCTGGGTCCTCACGGCCGCGCACTGCTTCCCCGACGGGTCGGTACAAACCAACCGGACAGAGAGAAGAAACTGCAGACGGGTCAATGCGTTCCCatgtgaaatataataataataacaattcgtgaagaaaatatatagcctattacagtagtaaaaaaataataataatgcgttcccccaaaaaactttattttatttatttttttcttgagtgAATTTTTGAATGCTAACGTAAAAAGTTATGAAAAGGGAAGAAAAATCTAATTTCCGTTATTTTGCGTTCTCAAGGGATCGCAAAAGTTCCGGTAGATGGTAATAATAGGGAAAATTAGATTTCAGGCTTTTGCATTATATGTTGCCTTCCACAGAGAAATCTTGCGTTTTTCTGTTCGCTCGCAAAAGTTTTATgagaaaaacagtgttttttttttttttttttttttttttttttttttttatgggaacgAAAAAGTTCTGgtgatgaaaaaaatatatatatataaattccccGAAACATTTTTTGCaaggaaataaatattttcttgtgatgggggaaaaaaaacatcggACAAAAATGGAaagagattagattagattagattccaAAGCTTTTACAATCATTTGCAAACTTTTGTGTTCTCTTTAGAAACTGTGCGAAGGTTCTGgtgatggggaaaaaaatgagatggttgaaaaaaaaaaattaaatttaaatttattcctTTATTAGGGCCTTCCTGATGAATGCAGTTCGattaaatttatgaataaatgagAAGCATGGGAAATGGATTGGAAGGAAAAAAGCATGCATGGATGTGTTTTTGgaaatatatttacacatgtaTCGGTTCTTGTTTGTTTTCAGCACGAAGACTAGCCTCCATAAACTCTCAGTATTTGTGGGGAAGAACGCCATCAATGAGACGGATGCTCAGAGAGAGCAGGAGCTCAGGGTCTCCGAGCTCTTCATCCATGAACACTTCGACAACACAGACGGCAACTACAACAACGACATCGGTAATACTGACTGAGAACTAACTCTGATAAACACCTAACACATCAAGTAGCTCAAAAACAAGTAGCTTTATGAGTTTGGTTATGCATCTTTAACTTCTGATTGACTGCTCTGTGTTCAGCGCTGTTGAAGATCCGCAGTCCTGACGGTCGCTGTGCGAAAGAGTCCAGTTCAGTCAAGACGGTCTGCATCCCTGAGGTGCATCAGTCACTCAGTGTTGGGACGTCCTGTGAGGTCACTGGATACGGCAGAGAACAAGAAGGTAATCAGCAGAGTTTGTGTTGAGAGTGTGTTTGCTCTGTTTGTGCTAATGAACGGTtcagtcattgtgtgtgtgtgtgtgtgtgtgtgttgtagggtTGTGGTATTACTCTCAGTATCTCAGAGAAGCAAAGCTCAAGCTGCTGTCCCAGGACGTGTGTTCGAGTAAAGAATATTATGGCAGCATGATCACAGACAACATGTTTGTGTGCCGGGAGTCCTGACTGGAGCGCGGACGCGTGTAAGGTGAGCCGGAAACCACTTATTTAACAACACTGATCCTTATTCAATCCAGTTTTCCAATTTGACATGTATTCATTAAGCTGGTGTCTCATTACTCTTCTAAAGCAATAAAGGCTTAAACCCAATGCATGAAATTGTACGTATTATAAAAGCTCATACAAACACAAATTGTCTTCCCAACTCATTTGACAGTTtacagctttttttattattattttggatctgcaaacctgaaaaaaacacacacacacacacaaaaacaagaaggtgaatttactcaatttttattttgcaagtttttgcacagatatttttaagtaaatttcaCACATGTGAAAAGTGTTTGAGTAtgaatgggtcattttgagtagaaatAAACTTGAGATGtcacaaaacagtatgttactaaaCCTAACATCAGAAGCAACCATAAAACAAAAACGGtgaaaacttttacattttttttattattcatgccccagtgcatgatgggatcataactttgatatttacttgaCGAATGTAAACTTAACAGATGGTTCCAAGTAACATATACTTATGTGTTCCAACTTCCAACTTTCCAActtaactaaattatttaatgtagaaattaaattgttttttatgtattatgtattaaatcAATTTTGTTTACCTATTTTAGCATATCATTGGTATTAAACCctttaatctatctatctgtctgtctattgattgattgatatttttattaatttactatttttagatttgttgttatttttcattacatttaaaaaaatatatattcttccAGGGCATTATccataaattttttaatttgtaaaagtacaggtaaaacactgaaaaaaaaaaaaaaatatatatatatatatatatatatatatatatatatatatatatatatatacatgtagtaataattaaaaaatacagcaaattcCTTACTATTAATacaatgcactgaaaaaaaaaattcattgggaatttacaaaaaaaaaaaaattatggtaagtggttgcaaacaatttattttgtaaaaaattttgcaataatttatttgattaactttcagcaaatttaaatgtatttaaatgtagctaaaataaattgattgcaaccacttatgTAGTAAATTCAATGAATTGTTCCCTCTTTTTTcagattattatgttttttttacaggctGCATGTAAAATGATTGCACATTATTATCACTGGGAAGCATGAAAAGTGTCAGGCTGATGCGTCTGTTCTTCTGGGTGTTTCAGGGTGACTCCGGTGGGCCGCTGGTGTGTCGTGTGCGTGACCGTGTGTTTCTGTTCGGTGTGGTGAGTTGGGGAGAGGGATGTTCCAGACAGTCCCGTCCTGGAGTTTATACTAAAGTCAGCAACTATTACAACTGGATCCTGGAGAAAACCGGCCTGCCGTCACTCAGCTGAGAACAGGAGCTCACCTGCCCTCATTCaacacataaagaacatgaaCGAACGACTGCAGACGAGTCGTGCTCAAACTCAGTTACTCATCAATCATTCTTACCTTCCAGTCTAAAGCCAAGATATAACCGCAGCTCAAAGGACCTctctcagtgtggaaaaagtttgtGAAACTATAGTTTTGCATTGGTATTCAAATAGTGTTTTCactttgtttttatcattttatattgcTGTGTAACTATCAATGAAAAAAGACTATTATTAGGCCAGTAAACAAGTACTGTGTACATTCTGAGTAAATGTTGTGTAAAAAgtgtttgcataatatgtgtgtatgcatatatatttatgtatgtatttcctaataataaatgaattttacATAAGATGATTTGATAAGATTTTTGTAGTGTTATGATGAGCACATGTcacatatttatgcatatttaatcTCCTTGAGTAATATTAAGGGTCAAAACTAACTTGCAACATGCATAATTTGACCATAAAATCACTGCAGTTCACCCAGATTCACACACGTACTATCAATGCTATTATACACTATCATAGTAAAACAATGAGGTcaaatgtgtgtaaaatatgAGTATGACTAAGTCCGGATCATCGTAACAGCTGTGTGTGTAATTTCAGAGCAGCTGCCGAGTGGAAAAGCTGCTTTACCCACAGGATGAAGTCATCGGGTCAAAGGTCAGACTGACTCACAGATGGAGTCACTCATACAAACCATGCCACTGCACCGTTAGGTCTTGTTTTATGTTATAACGAATATTATGTACGTTTGATTTTCCAATAACTTCCAAATAATTTTCTATTGCCATAGATGCAATTCCTAAAAGACTTTAAGTTACTTTAACTCTGCATCCTTCATCACATAACTATAAAATTAGATCACTCTTTCAAAAGGAGCTTGCAACAACTCCATATTTGTCGTGTCTTATTAGAAGAATTCAGTCGATCATATTGATTGGGACtctgccttttaaatatataataactaaCAAGGTCAGAGAAATCTCATTCAAATtgtactgttcagtttctttaatatgcaaaagatcaaattaatgaaaacttttattattaaactattattatttcttaatcaATTTCATATGCACCACATTAAATTCTCTCATTAAAATCCTTCTTTTATTAATTCGTTATTCAACAGTATATCCAGACTATTTAACCTTCCTAGAATCTTAAAGTTTTAGCTTAtttcactttttacatttatttgattacaaatttagttttttattatttgtttattgttatatGCATGTTTAGACAGCGCTTTGCGTGTAAtgttaatacaaatgtaaaaaccAATATCACTAATGCAACACTGAAACATATTATGATATAAtctgtaataattattataattatgatttgaTTTTACAAAGGTCAAAAGCGGTCATTGGGACAGTACCCTTTCAAGAGGAAACTAATATAGCCTAcctttaaaatactaatatgcaCCATTTGGGGGTAAAATTAAATGGAAACAAAGATGTACATTTTAGCTTTTGTGCTTTAGGTGACAGCTTTGAACCTATTTCTATGAGAGCAGCTGAAGTTTCTCATTCAGCCACTAGATGGAGACCGACACTGAGACTGTCAACACTTCATCCTAACACACATGACGTCACTGACCAACGctaaaaatattaaagcatacTAAACTGTGTGGAAATGACAGAATGTGTGATATAAAGTCTAATAATGGAACCATATGACATAACTGAAGTTTTTATTGGCTAAGTTTCACTTACAAGGAATTTGACTGCTTGGttgctgcaaataaataaataaatattgtatatatatatatatatatatatatatatatatatatatatatatatatatatatatatatatatatatatacacaaatgagAAAAATTTAATCAATAACTTCAGATCTAATCTATCATATATAAGTAACGTATAAACTATTATAAGTAATaactaataaagaaaaagtaaaaacaaattttGTCTGGATTTTAATCCTTTAATTCTTAAGTTGCATTAATGACTTGGtttaattaaacatatatatttttaatcagggGTTTCTGTATGCACACTGTAAACGATTTCTGTTGTTTTCACAGTATTATTGCTGTATTATCAGAGAAAGCTTACTGTAGAAACAGTTTACAGTAAGTTTCTGTCAATTTTATAACTTTTGTATTATTGCTGTATTTTCCAGCTTTGTCTTACTGTAGAAACTATTTACAGGACAGTTGCTGACAATTTATgctattctttgaaaaaaaaaaatagagtgggaaaataattacagtaatccttatattactgttaaattgaTCACAGTAATAATCCAGCAGACaaggaattttatttatttattatatttttatttataaggaATTTTATAATGCATCGTTTCATAAGGTAGCCCATATATTAAggcagttaaaaaaagtttaatgttttatgtggGTGTTTTTTAATTGCGTATCTTTATGGctgtgtgaatttatttatttattttttttttttgcacacaagcctttatatttcattatttttaagcaTGTAAGATTGTAGTTAGTTATATGTTGTGTATATATGCGTATATGTGAATATAAAAACTACCGTAATCAATTATACTGCATAGTaactttacagtattttaaaataaaaaatgttttaaattaaaatttttcaatGCAAAAGCATGAACTGTAATTAATTCTACagtataaatatacagtaagttatTGTACAGTATGTTGTGAACTACTGTAGTCAGATTTACAGTAATATTACCGTGGAATAAAATACTGAAGCTTGCTGGGTAtttgttgccagtaagttacttttgattttacataaaaaatttttACAGTGCAATCTAAACCAAATAAGTGCTTCAAGTAGCAACATAAACTGTTTCAAACACAGTAATATGACAACATCACCATCATTAATGTGTCACTTTATAGGTCAGATCAAACATGATTAACATTGAGGTGAgcagcatgaacacacacacacacacacacacacacacactcatgcacgctTGTGTTTACTCTGAGCTGACTTCCTTGATTCTTTCTTTTCAGACTCTTCCATATTCGGTCATGCAGCCTGTTGAGGGTCTCTGGGCAAATTCTTGGGCTGTTTGAGAGTTTGTGGGGTTGAAACAGCTTGAGTCATTGTTACTGTGGTTTCAGTTCGATCAGACCAGCTGAAGACTGCAACCTGCTCTTATGATTATGATATAAACATCGAATGTGCAACATGATCAAAATGAACAACAGTTTCATCATGATGCAACATCTGTTTTCATCCACTGAGCTCATCATGTGCATTCATGTGTTTGAGTTTTCTAGAGTTTTAACACAAGTTTCAGTAAGGTTTAATTCATGTTAAAACGTTGAAGCAGTAGCTGGCAGAATAATGCCATGACAAAAGCAAAATATAGAGAAAgctaaatatataggcctatataatgTTATACTGTTTTATCAGATTCATCAGTGGATACATATGTATCATGAAACCGTGCACGTTGTAAATTGATTCTATTGAATTGTTTCCTTGTTGTTTCACTGGTCTTGTTGCAAATAAAGGTGAAAATTTGGCATGAAGGCTTCAAACGAAAGCTGAGCAACATTCAGACCGCGTCGGTGCCCTCTGGCCCTCAGAATTCCTCATCCAGAACAGTGGGATCAAGTTTCCTTTTTAGGGCATGAGAATGTATTGCGTAACTTGGGAAGAACTCGCGACAAAGGCAATGGGCGGAGCCAATCAGGACGAATGACGTTTGTGCCAACCAATCGCATTCACGGGCGCGCCGGCACTCGCTTTTCGATTGGCGGATGGAAGAGTGTGCGTCATCCGGGAGGTTTCGGTTGAGAGTAATGTGGGAAGCCGCGAATCGATTCTTTCGAACGGTTCATTCCAACAAACCACTTCAAAGAAAGAGTTCGTCACCACGTCCTCCTAGACCTAGAGATTTAAACagggttttaaataaatgtgtataaaagaCAAacatagagttttttttttttgcatttaaataactgCGGTTATGATTGATTTAGTTGTCGATGTAATGAATCAAATTCTAGAATAAGCAGGCCTACTAGTTGGCTACTAATTGTACAAATAACTTTTTCATAGTAAACCTTATACTTTAACTACTGTGTTTTGGTAGTATTGTAAATGCTAGAAAAGCGTTGTTGAAGAATATAATGAATATACTgatgacattaaaaacattatttatagttGGATTATTTAccaattaaaatgaactgtaacacAAAGCAgataaaaggaaaaaggaaaggaCAAATATCAAACGTTGTCAGATTCGGTGAGTTGTTGACGCGATacgcgaacgaatcattttgcGAACCGACTCCAACGAACGATTCATTCTCTAGAAGACTCGCTTCCCGCGATGGTTAGTTAGTTGCATGAAGGAGCGTCAGTGTGTTCTTGAGGGGGATAGTCTCGGTGGTGCTCGGATACGGATAGGGGACTCTGGATACACACTTGGACACAGAGTTTGCGTTCTCTTAAGTGCTCATCATGCCGGTTTTTCACACAAAGACGATCGAGAGTATCCTGGAGCCGGTGGCCCAGCAGATCTCTCATCTGGTCATCATGCACGAGGAGGGAGAGGTGGACGGGAAAGCCATCCCGGATCTCACCGCTCCGGTGGCCGCTGTGCAGGCAGCTGTCAGTAACCTGGTCCGGGTAAGAGCTCGGGGTTTACTCTCAGTTATAAACGAGGATGCACATCTTATTATCTCAGGGGGGATTTAAAGTCTCGTTGTTTGGTGTTAATGTATCCACGAAAGTTTCATGAAGTTCTTCTTTGGCTTTGATCCAAATCGAGTACCGCCTTTTCCTCTTGGATTTCGCCCTTTCCACTGAAACACCTCTGCGCCACGACATGCCCTTCATGATCTGAACCAAAAGAGTGAAACTAGTCGTTCAGCTGCTGCTTTGTGCAACATGCAATGCTCAGGAACACGAGGTTCATGAATCaggatttattgcatttaaagaaCCTTTCCACAAAGCTTTCTTTAAAGTGGAAAATCCTCTTTAGATTAGTCAAATGTTTGATGCACCTAGAAAAAATgcttctttgtggaaccaaaactgtttttttCTATGGCATCGTTGTGAAAACCCTATTTTGAGAGTGTTTTGTCGTTTTAACCcacattatttttagttttagtttctttTGCACAACATTAATGTAGCTTGTCTGATTCATATGTTGTGTGAATCTTCTTGAGATCGTCTTACTAACCTCAGATAACCACAGAGTCGACAGCGGTTCAGAGATCTCAGGCATCCGCATCAAACCACACAAACTTCTCTCAACCAGAGACGAGCCTTAATAAAGAGACACATTTACCCCAGAATTGATTCCTGGGACATTTTTACAATGCCATGTGATTTTCAGATTGTCCATTAATGTCAAAAACATAACATTAAGTAAGAATGCATCCTGCTATTTTAAGTACAATTTAGAGAAGAACGTGTATCTGTAAATAACACGCATGGTATCACTAATTTTGTTTGATTATTCTGTATTTACAACCAccaatgtttgttttaattttttcattcgtttttttaattttttatgtataatcctttttttttattttttaaataatatttatagttatttttttaaatatatagatattataatacatagatatatacaatatatacaatctgtgtgtgtgtgtgtgtgtgtgtgtgtgtgtgtatatatatatatatatatatatatatatatacatacacacacacacacacatacatactgtatatatacacacacacatatgtatatatatacacacacacacacacacgcatatatacacacacatacatactgtatatatacacacacacacacacacacacacatatatatatatatatatatatatatatatacacacacacacatactgtatacacacacacacacacatactgtatatatatatatatacacacacatatatatatatatatatatatatatatatatacatatatacatacacactcgcgcgcgcgcacacacacatacacacacacaaacacatataaatatacacacacacacatacatatatatatatatacacacacactatatataattaaatataaatattaaaatataaaataatttaatacaaaataaaaagcaatatataaataataataaaatatatttaaataattgtaattattacaaatagataattatatgtataatatataataataataatataataataataatatgtataaaatataatatttatacatctataattaatttaatctatATACAATTTAGTGAAATTTTTCTGTTGATTTCAGTTGTGCTGTTGTGGTGACTTCACCCCTACtgtaaaaaatgtgtgtttttgcctTCGGTCTCATCACTTCAGGACAGAGCTGATCTCCAGAGGAAGGGAAAATGTCTTTCATGGAGAGATTGTGCAGAAGTGCTTCTAtcagctgtgtatgtgtgtgtgtgtgtgtgtgtggtcacctaAAACGGAAACAAAACCCTGTAAATTCATCAGCAAGCCTCTGCTCTCCAGTTATTCTTAGCAGCTGTCCAGAGATAACTTCATACTCTTGAAATAACACTGGATGGAGGTTTTTGTTCCTCTGAGTCTGTGTCACTGTAACTGGAGCTCAACGAGGGTTAAAGTCGTTTCTAGATTGAGGTTTAGGTTGTTTAGGTGACCCCAGCCGGGTAATCACTTCCTGTCTGTGCAGCTTTGGAGGAGGTTGTTTTCTCAGATAACTCCTGGCGCTGCGGTTTCTAATGTCTCTGGTCTTCATCTCAGGTTCTTCTGAGATTTCTGTGTGCTTTAAAACACGTCTGGCTCAGTTTAGCACAGTATTAAAGCGTTATTTCTTCTACACTCCTGTTTGAATGGTTCTATTTCTCATCTTCCTTCCtctttgctttctttttcttcctctatttATTGATGTGTAATTTGGTTAGCGAGTGGTGTGCAGTATTCGTGGGCGTGTTAGTGGTTTATTATGGGCTTTTGGACTTCTTACATTTACAGAGACTGAAATGATTTCCTGCTTTAGTCGAGACACAACATCAGAGCTCACAGTGCTTAATAGAAATAGATTTTGGTGCTAAACTTTAGTGAATTATTCATAGTGTCTCTTCTGGACAGATCACAGAGAGACTCTTCAGACAGACAATCACTGAATCATGAAATTTaatcatgttgtttttttttctgtaacatgAAAACATAAAGAACAGCATGACGCTGGGTctaatcaaatttaattaaaaaataaatgttttattttatttcatttaatattaaaaatattcattatattatttcaaatgattttaaaataaaaatatattttaaaaagtaaatgtaaaatattaacatatatacatttttaaccatATAAgtagtgtaataaaataaaattgtatacataaaataaattgtaattgtttaaaaacattattttaaaattatttcaagtaatctaaaaatctaaataatttatttaaaaattaatttgtatattatgagtatttttatatttatgtactatttatataaaatatttatattttttataaattataatatatattttgcaattatgtttacaaataaattacaaattaattactttttaacatcggagtaaaattataaattaaatttttttttaataatttaataatgtttaataattttcaacttttatttccaataatattattatttaaaataatttataatcaaaatattttttacaaaattatacaattcatgtttataaatattaaaatattaattttgcaaaagtaattacaaatattagtttaattataatatttatacatttaaaaattacaaaattgttCATTATAATATTGTATCTATATTTAACTCATCTgagtacaataataaaaaataaaaaaaactgtgtaccTATAAATATACCTAAtggtttaaaacattaatataaaatattttatataatgatttaaaattaaatggtttaagtaaattgtttttatattaaaatataaattttgcaaTTATATTTCCAATTATCACATTAGCAGTTAATTAGCAGTTTTCCTCTAGATTTTTAGATGTTTTCATCTTAGAGTTAGAAGTCAGTGAGTTTAGGATTCCTCCCGTCTCACTGATCTAAAAATGATgtttgtgcattattattttgaatgttttagaCCCATATTCTGTGGTCAGTGCTGGGAATGTTAGAGACTGAAGGGTCAAACGCTGCATAGCTGAACATTTCTCAAGACCTCCTCCCAACACTACAAGAGAAGCGTTTGTTATCAGCGCTGAGAGAAATCCGGCTGTATGAGGCAAGATACTGCTGCTGAAGGCCATGAACTCCTCCACTTCTTATTTGacgagacttcttttaaaaagaaagaaaagtatcTGCATGACACAAGCACCAAAGGAGAAGGAAGTTGTGTATTTCCTTTCCATCTGCACTTGTCCCGATCTTAAAAACACGGACTTCCAGATGAGAGCGATCTCTTCCTAGAGAGCTTCTGCAGGAAGTTGTGTTATTCTGAAATGTTATCTTTCACAGCATCAGCTCAACCACAAGACTTTTCATGTGAAGGCAGAAGCTGCATTCATGATACCACAaatcatgaaaaatcatgatcacaACGAAGCGCAAAAAGACTGTTTGATGTGAAATCTGCATGTTTTGTGGGTCTCTGTGTGAAAGAGCGAGGTTTCATCTACACAACACACGACGTGAACATATGAACTTCATCAGCATTTCAACATTACTAGCGTCATAAACACACACCAACTCAAAGGACTTTACaacaacccgccaaaataaaagtttggttcaacctgaagaaattgtgacagaaatgcattattttaGAGCAGAATGCACGTCATGAAGTagcactttttaaattaatttttgtaaatatttaatcatttaaatttttaaaaagggTTGTTAAATATTCAGTAGATTAGAtttgaaaataatagttaaatttacattaaattcatGTTTTATGCCTTAATTTAATTGCCACCAATTTTgataataaatttattaaatcataaatccataaaaaaaataaacggaAGACAtagaatttcaaataaaataaaatacttaatggGGCCCTGTTATTCAGTTGATGCAGGTTTTATGAATTCAATTGAATAGACAtcctcttttttaaataaatgaaataattatttaattaaatagttaaaatagaatacagaaaaatgaaagtgaaaaaaacagAAGAccctaaatttttttatttttgtttactgtttCATCAGCTGTTGTTAAATtgtataagtttcatgatttcaaataattaaacatGCTTCAATTTAATTCAACCATTTCATCtagaataaaaaaagtgaaatgaggaagaaaaaaagatgaattcaGAAAAGGGCAGAAAAAGTCAATAGAATTTGAGAACAAGTTAAACTGATTTCCTAGGTTTCTGAAAGTGTAATTAATCAATTGTTGTTACACTGCATACATTTTATGATTtcaattagacatgctttttaatcAACAAAAATTACTTTAACGCTTTAATGCTAACtttagagcgccctctggtggctggagacagtaatgttttctcttggttcatttcttttagttgatttctcttggttcatgtcaaattgattttgataa includes these proteins:
- the LOC113055804 gene encoding LOW QUALITY PROTEIN: urokinase-type plasminogen activator-like (The sequence of the model RefSeq protein was modified relative to this genomic sequence to represent the inferred CDS: deleted 1 base in 1 codon), with translation MTGVCLLRLILAVAALTVCRAQRRLSPSGLYEKSGLVCLNGGTSVLSPSGRHMLCFCPDGFSGSSCERDESVSCFDGMGLHYRGSVSKSESGRECLEWDPESVREIGAYPKNLGPGRHNHCRNPDYSSKPWCYVRTGSRIVKEDCDIPRCAKDHGWQCGQREERNMKVVGGALSAVERHPWMAAVFSRSARGRAFTCGGSLISPCWVLTAAHCFPDGTKTSLHKLSVFVGKNAINETDAQREQELRVSELFIHEHFDNTDGNYNNDIALLKIRSPDGRCAKESSSVKTVCIPEVHQSLSVGTSCEVTGYGREQEGLWYYSQYLREAKLKLLSQDVCSSKEYYGSMITDNMLCAGSPDWSADACKGDSGGPLVCRVRDRVFLFGVVSWGEGCSRQSRPGVYTKVSNYYNWILEKTGLPSLS